The following coding sequences lie in one Pseudomonas svalbardensis genomic window:
- a CDS encoding alpha/beta hydrolase family protein has product MNLQDMPSLAPTQLELPLPTGTPGDSFKEPAADGFILGGFTWRHANQDSTRPVVIINAATSVRCRHYSRFADYLYANGFDVITYDYRGIGESRPVSLKGLRASWSDWGALDFEAMLKRAQREFPGQPIDVVGHSFGGCAAGLGASGHLIRRLVTVGAQFAYWRDYAPAHRWRMFGKWHLVMPLMTLLYGYFPGKRLGWLEDTPAGVVRDWSMPTAHYEKRPSGRVLHAKSGRLPFSSVTAQNLAISISDDPYGTIPAIERLLGYFTNSTNAHLRITPEDLGEQEVGHFAFFRSAYQATLWPIALSWLQTGELTPDTPGRLVPRN; this is encoded by the coding sequence ATGAATTTGCAGGACATGCCCTCACTGGCCCCGACGCAACTTGAATTGCCGTTACCCACCGGCACACCTGGTGACTCTTTCAAGGAACCCGCCGCCGACGGCTTCATCCTTGGCGGCTTCACCTGGCGGCACGCGAATCAAGACTCGACCCGTCCTGTGGTGATCATCAACGCCGCAACATCGGTCCGCTGTCGGCACTACTCGCGCTTTGCCGATTACCTGTACGCCAACGGCTTCGACGTGATCACTTACGACTACCGTGGCATCGGCGAATCGCGACCCGTGTCGCTGAAAGGGCTTCGGGCTTCATGGTCAGATTGGGGCGCGCTGGACTTTGAGGCGATGCTCAAGCGCGCTCAGCGTGAATTTCCCGGGCAACCCATCGATGTTGTAGGCCACAGCTTTGGAGGCTGTGCAGCGGGCCTGGGAGCTTCCGGGCATTTGATTCGACGTCTGGTGACCGTCGGTGCGCAATTCGCTTACTGGCGCGATTACGCGCCGGCCCATCGTTGGCGGATGTTCGGCAAGTGGCATCTGGTGATGCCGTTGATGACATTGCTTTACGGCTACTTCCCCGGCAAACGTCTCGGCTGGCTAGAGGACACCCCCGCTGGCGTGGTTCGCGACTGGAGCATGCCCACCGCGCACTACGAGAAACGCCCCAGCGGTCGCGTCCTTCACGCAAAATCCGGGCGACTGCCCTTCTCATCCGTCACCGCACAAAACCTGGCCATCAGCATCAGCGACGACCCTTACGGCACAATTCCGGCCATCGAACGCCTGCTCGGTTACTTCACCAACAGCACGAACGCCCACTTGCGAATCACCCCCGAAGACCTCGGCGAACAAGAAGTCGGACATTTCGCCTTTTTTCGTAGCGCATACCAAGCCACACTATGGCCCATTGCATTGTCCTGGCTGCAGACCGGCGAACTGACCCCCGACACACCTGGGCGGCTAGTGCCACGCAACTGA
- the vapC gene encoding type II toxin-antitoxin system tRNA(fMet)-specific endonuclease VapC translates to MIKYMLDTNICIFTIKNKPQIVREAFNRHNGQLCISAVTLMELFYGAEKSAAPEKNLAVIEGFVARLEVLPFDNEAAAHTGMIRSELAKDGTPIGPYDHMIAGHARSRGFIVVTNNLREFDRVPGLRVEDWVHPD, encoded by the coding sequence ATGATCAAATACATGCTCGATACCAACATCTGCATCTTCACCATCAAGAACAAACCGCAAATCGTACGAGAAGCTTTCAATCGTCATAACGGGCAGCTATGCATCAGTGCCGTCACGCTGATGGAGTTGTTCTACGGCGCCGAAAAATCGGCCGCACCGGAAAAGAACCTCGCGGTGATCGAGGGTTTTGTGGCACGCCTTGAGGTCTTGCCTTTCGACAATGAAGCGGCTGCGCACACCGGTATGATTCGATCCGAGTTGGCCAAGGACGGAACGCCTATCGGGCCCTACGACCACATGATTGCCGGCCACGCACGTTCACGCGGATTCATAGTGGTCACCAACAACCTACGCGAATTTGATCGGGTTCCAGGGCTACGCGTAGAAGACTGGGTTCACCCCGATTGA
- the gabP gene encoding GABA permease has product MSSTPSSNGLEQGLKPRHVTMLSIAGVIGAGLFVGSGHAIAAAGPAVLLAYAAAGMLVVLVMRMLGEMAVASPDTGSFSTYADRAIGHWAGFTIGWLYWWFWVLVIPLEANAAATILHAWFPNVAIWAFTLVITLLLTVTNLFSVKNYGEFEFWFALVKVIAIIGFIGLGILAIFGFLPTSQVSGVSHLFDTQGFLPNGMGAVLGAILTTMFSFMGTEIVTIAAAESKNPGQQISKATNSVIWRIGLFYLVSIFIVVALVPWNDPVLAAVGSYQTVLERMGIPNAKLIVDIVVLVAVTSCLNSALYTASRMMFSLGKRGDAPAVSQRTNKSGTPYWAVMLSTGAAFIAVFANYVAPAAVFEFLLASSGAIALLVYLVIAISQLRMRKQRMARGEKIAFSMWLFPALTYAVIIFIVAALTIMLFQEAHRVEILATGLLSLLVVAAGLLVARRRKLQKMGAVVLN; this is encoded by the coding sequence ATGAGCAGTACCCCAAGCTCCAATGGCCTCGAACAGGGGCTCAAACCGCGTCATGTGACCATGCTGTCGATCGCCGGGGTTATCGGTGCCGGCCTGTTCGTCGGTTCGGGCCACGCCATCGCCGCCGCAGGCCCAGCCGTGCTGTTGGCCTACGCTGCCGCCGGTATGCTGGTGGTGCTGGTGATGCGCATGCTCGGCGAAATGGCCGTCGCTTCGCCGGACACAGGCTCCTTCTCGACGTATGCCGATCGCGCGATCGGTCACTGGGCCGGTTTCACCATCGGCTGGCTCTACTGGTGGTTCTGGGTGTTGGTGATTCCGCTGGAAGCCAACGCCGCCGCGACCATCTTGCACGCCTGGTTCCCGAATGTGGCGATCTGGGCCTTCACCTTGGTCATCACCTTGTTGCTGACGGTGACCAACCTGTTCAGCGTGAAGAACTACGGTGAATTCGAATTCTGGTTCGCTCTGGTCAAAGTCATCGCGATCATCGGCTTCATTGGCCTTGGCATTCTGGCGATCTTCGGCTTCCTGCCGACCAGCCAGGTCAGCGGCGTTTCGCACCTGTTCGACACCCAGGGCTTCCTGCCAAACGGCATGGGCGCAGTGTTGGGCGCGATCCTGACCACCATGTTTTCCTTCATGGGCACCGAGATCGTGACCATCGCGGCCGCGGAATCGAAGAACCCTGGCCAGCAAATCTCCAAGGCCACCAACTCGGTGATCTGGCGGATTGGCTTGTTCTACCTCGTATCGATCTTCATCGTTGTGGCCCTGGTGCCTTGGAACGACCCGGTGTTGGCAGCCGTCGGCTCCTACCAGACTGTGCTTGAGCGCATGGGCATCCCGAATGCCAAATTGATCGTCGACATCGTGGTGCTGGTTGCTGTGACCAGCTGCCTGAACTCGGCGCTGTACACCGCCTCACGCATGATGTTCTCTCTGGGCAAGCGCGGTGATGCACCGGCCGTTTCCCAGCGCACCAACAAGAGCGGCACGCCGTACTGGGCCGTCATGTTGTCCACCGGTGCTGCGTTTATCGCGGTTTTCGCCAACTACGTGGCCCCGGCCGCTGTGTTCGAATTCCTGCTGGCCAGCTCCGGCGCTATCGCGCTGCTGGTGTATTTGGTGATCGCCATCTCGCAACTGCGTATGCGCAAGCAGCGCATGGCCCGCGGTGAAAAAATCGCCTTCAGCATGTGGCTGTTCCCGGCCCTGACCTACGCGGTGATCATCTTCATCGTTGCGGCCCTGACCATCATGCTGTTCCAGGAAGCGCATCGCGTGGAGATCCTCGCGACCGGTCTGCTGAGTTTGCTGGTGGTGGCTGCCGGTTTGCTTGTGGCTCGCCGTCGCAAACTGCAGAAGATGGGTGCGGTGGTGCTGAACTGA
- the vapB gene encoding type II toxin-antitoxin system VapB family antitoxin, whose amino-acid sequence MEQTTLFMSNRSQAVRLPKAVAMPSDVKRVNVVAIGRARIITPADETWDSWFDGDGVSADFMTDREQPADQERESF is encoded by the coding sequence ATGGAACAGACCACCCTTTTCATGAGCAATCGAAGCCAGGCTGTCCGCCTCCCCAAAGCTGTTGCCATGCCAAGCGACGTGAAACGAGTCAACGTAGTTGCCATCGGCAGGGCTCGCATCATCACTCCCGCAGATGAAACATGGGACAGCTGGTTTGACGGGGATGGCGTAAGTGCAGATTTCATGACCGATCGTGAACAACCCGCCGATCAGGAGCGTGAGTCGTTCTGA